The following coding sequences lie in one Pontibacter sp. G13 genomic window:
- a CDS encoding acyl-CoA dehydrogenase, protein MADSYVSLRDLRFLLKQVHRVEDVVAHDYYSHNDEETMDMMLDAAKQLADSYLFPHYESMDRNEPELVGDTISVHESVHPFIRAMADGGWIGAVAPMSVSGMQIPQMLGVCAGFIFSAANNGALGFTGLTTAATNLLVEFGSQEQKDTYLPKMFGGEWQGTMALTEPQAGSSLSDVEAKAIPQPDGTYKIEGQKIFISAGDYEGVENVIHLLLGRIEGAPAGTKGISLFIVPKFRDENGQLVHNDITTAGVYHKLGQKGTPATHLMYGDKGNCVGYLLGEENRGLSYMFKMMNEARLLVGLGGAAIASAAYHASLQYANERPQGRRLNNRNLSLPQTLIKNHPDIQRMLLLQQSVVEGSLSLVLECAKYADMATVSEGEEKERYEMLLDLLTPIAKSFPSEMGITSVSNGLQILGGAGYCKDFPLENLFRDIRIYPIYEGTTGIQAMDLLGRKVTMKAGKAVQLYMKEVQETIDAVESQGSFGKYAAILKEKLKKIQEVSMHLAGFAMKGDIERFLMDATLYLEFFGIVAIAWQWLKQGHVAQLELENSTHSTEERLYLEGKIRAMKYYFHYEVPKTLGLIERLMDDEVLTILPEPEKA, encoded by the coding sequence ATGGCAGATTCCTATGTGAGCTTACGAGATCTAAGATTTCTACTCAAGCAAGTCCATCGAGTAGAAGATGTCGTTGCTCACGACTACTACTCACACAATGATGAAGAGACCATGGATATGATGCTTGATGCAGCTAAGCAGCTTGCGGATAGCTACCTATTCCCACATTATGAATCAATGGATCGGAATGAGCCTGAATTGGTGGGTGATACGATCAGTGTTCATGAAAGTGTCCATCCATTTATCCGAGCTATGGCTGATGGTGGTTGGATTGGCGCAGTAGCTCCCATGTCTGTTTCAGGTATGCAAATCCCACAAATGCTCGGTGTCTGTGCTGGTTTCATCTTTTCTGCAGCAAATAATGGAGCACTAGGTTTTACTGGACTGACTACTGCAGCGACAAATCTTTTGGTGGAATTTGGATCTCAAGAGCAAAAGGATACTTATCTACCTAAGATGTTTGGGGGAGAATGGCAAGGAACAATGGCGCTGACTGAACCCCAAGCAGGAAGTTCCCTTTCGGATGTTGAGGCGAAAGCGATTCCTCAGCCAGATGGAACTTATAAAATAGAAGGTCAAAAAATATTCATTTCTGCCGGCGATTATGAAGGAGTGGAAAACGTAATCCATTTATTACTTGGTCGAATTGAAGGAGCGCCTGCAGGTACCAAAGGGATTTCCCTATTTATTGTGCCCAAATTCAGAGATGAAAATGGCCAACTCGTGCATAATGATATAACCACAGCTGGGGTTTATCATAAGCTTGGGCAGAAAGGGACGCCCGCGACGCATCTAATGTATGGTGATAAAGGGAATTGTGTAGGGTACTTGTTGGGAGAAGAAAATCGCGGACTCTCCTACATGTTTAAAATGATGAATGAGGCCAGACTTTTGGTGGGACTTGGTGGAGCTGCCATCGCTTCTGCTGCTTATCATGCTTCGCTTCAATATGCCAATGAGCGGCCTCAAGGACGAAGATTGAATAATCGGAACCTCAGCCTTCCCCAAACTTTGATCAAAAACCATCCTGACATTCAGAGAATGTTGCTGCTTCAGCAATCGGTAGTGGAAGGTTCTTTGAGCCTCGTACTAGAATGCGCCAAATACGCTGATATGGCCACTGTGAGTGAGGGGGAGGAAAAAGAACGATATGAGATGCTGCTAGATTTGCTTACGCCGATTGCAAAAAGTTTTCCTTCTGAAATGGGAATTACTTCTGTCAGCAATGGGTTGCAAATCTTGGGAGGAGCTGGATACTGCAAAGATTTCCCGCTCGAAAACCTATTCAGGGATATTCGAATCTACCCGATTTATGAAGGCACTACTGGTATCCAGGCGATGGATCTACTGGGTAGAAAAGTCACTATGAAAGCGGGAAAAGCTGTACAACTGTATATGAAAGAAGTGCAGGAAACCATCGATGCAGTGGAATCTCAAGGATCATTCGGAAAGTATGCTGCAATCTTAAAGGAGAAATTAAAGAAAATTCAAGAGGTCAGTATGCATCTGGCTGGCTTCGCGATGAAGGGCGATATTGAAAGATTCCTGATGGATGCTACGCTTTATCTAGAGTTTTTTGGCATTGTGGCTATCGCGTGGCAGTGGCTAAAGCAAGGACATGTTGCTCAACTCGAATTGG
- the thiL gene encoding thiamine-phosphate kinase, producing MHNDGGSGLTPISSYGEFGLINHLTQAFPVVHPHVIKGIGDDAAVIQPAEGLVQVISTDLLLEGVHFDLSYVPLRHLGYKSIAVNLSDIAAMNAQPLAITVSIGMSNRFPVEALEELYAGMKIACEKYQVDLIGGDTSSSKQGLMISVTAVGQVSPEAVTYRKGAKKGDLIVVSGDVGAAYAGLLVLDREKSVYMNAPDLQPDLTDYDYVVGRQLRPDPRVDVIYRLKELGIQPTSMIDISDGIASELHHLCFHSKCGATIYAHKLPIDFQTVKVGEEFEISPVTFALNGGEDYELMFTIPIEDFEKIKTIEGLSVVGHITDEEGIMHCMLESGEAVEITADGFQHFKDTDTNSDSPESEV from the coding sequence ATGCATAATGATGGTGGTTCTGGGCTAACTCCTATTTCTAGCTATGGAGAGTTTGGCCTGATCAACCATCTGACCCAAGCATTTCCTGTTGTCCATCCTCATGTGATCAAGGGGATTGGCGACGATGCTGCTGTTATTCAGCCAGCTGAGGGCTTGGTTCAGGTAATTTCCACTGATTTGTTGTTGGAGGGAGTACACTTCGATTTGTCGTATGTACCGCTTCGGCATCTTGGATATAAGTCCATCGCAGTGAATCTGAGTGATATCGCTGCGATGAATGCCCAACCATTGGCCATTACGGTTTCAATCGGGATGAGCAACCGGTTTCCAGTTGAAGCATTGGAGGAACTCTACGCAGGGATGAAGATCGCCTGCGAAAAATATCAAGTAGACCTGATTGGGGGAGACACTTCCAGTTCCAAGCAAGGCCTAATGATTTCAGTTACAGCTGTTGGGCAAGTGAGTCCTGAGGCAGTGACGTATCGGAAGGGTGCGAAAAAAGGAGATTTGATTGTCGTCTCAGGAGATGTCGGAGCTGCGTACGCCGGATTGCTTGTGTTGGATCGAGAAAAGAGTGTTTACATGAATGCTCCAGATCTTCAGCCAGATTTGACTGACTACGATTATGTCGTCGGTAGGCAGTTGAGACCAGATCCTCGGGTAGATGTGATTTATCGGTTAAAGGAATTGGGGATCCAGCCAACTTCCATGATTGATATCAGCGATGGAATAGCGAGTGAGTTGCATCACCTTTGTTTTCACAGTAAATGCGGAGCAACGATTTATGCTCACAAGCTCCCGATTGATTTCCAGACGGTGAAGGTTGGAGAGGAATTTGAGATCAGCCCAGTTACGTTCGCGCTAAATGGTGGCGAAGACTATGAGTTGATGTTTACGATTCCCATTGAGGATTTCGAAAAGATCAAAACCATTGAAGGCCTTTCTGTAGTTGGACATATCACCGATGAGGAAGGTATCATGCATTGCATGTTGGAATCAGGTGAAGCAGTAGAAATCACTGCTGACGGATTTCAGCATTTCAAAGACACTGATACAAATTCTGATTCTCCTGAATCAGAAGTCTAG
- a CDS encoding exodeoxyribonuclease III, translating into MATKIISYNVNGIRAAISKGLWSWVEEEQPDVFCVQETKASKAQVSLEGLPSGYESVWYAAEKKGYSGVAVFSRLPIVSYSEGIGDERLDAEGRVLKVEFESFTLINAYFPSGTSGSHRQEEKERFLELFSSYLQQALEEEARLIICGDFNIAHLEMDLHDPKRNRKTPGFLPHERAWLDELAKKGWVDTFRKFDMTPENYTWWSYMSKARDRNKGWRLDYIWSSKALDSIITRGEVLSNVNHSDHCPVLMMLDTQS; encoded by the coding sequence ATGGCTACAAAGATAATCAGTTATAACGTCAATGGAATTCGAGCTGCCATATCCAAAGGTCTTTGGTCTTGGGTAGAAGAGGAACAACCCGATGTATTCTGTGTCCAAGAAACCAAAGCTTCAAAAGCTCAAGTTTCATTGGAGGGTCTTCCATCTGGTTATGAATCTGTTTGGTACGCTGCGGAGAAAAAAGGATACTCGGGAGTTGCGGTTTTTTCGCGGCTCCCGATCGTGTCCTACAGCGAGGGAATAGGAGATGAGAGACTTGACGCTGAAGGTCGAGTATTGAAGGTGGAATTTGAATCATTCACATTGATCAATGCCTACTTTCCATCTGGAACTTCGGGCTCCCACCGTCAAGAAGAGAAAGAGCGATTTTTGGAATTATTCAGTTCCTATCTTCAGCAGGCTTTGGAAGAAGAAGCTCGCTTGATCATTTGTGGGGATTTCAATATTGCTCATTTGGAAATGGATTTACACGATCCAAAGCGAAATCGAAAAACGCCCGGGTTTCTTCCTCATGAAAGAGCATGGCTGGATGAATTGGCTAAAAAAGGATGGGTAGATACTTTTAGGAAATTCGATATGACCCCAGAGAATTATACTTGGTGGAGTTACATGTCGAAAGCCAGGGATCGAAACAAGGGCTGGAGGTTAGATTATATATGGAGTTCGAAAGCATTGGATAGCATCATAACGCGAGGAGAAGTTTTGAGTAATGTCAATCATTCTGATCATTGTCCTGTGTTGATGATGCTAGATACCCAAAGCTGA
- a CDS encoding DUF4175 family protein, protein MNRNQEALDHRLQEFRKKYYVDKIIRGSLILALLMSSILFVALLSEGLFGFSSAVRTGMVVFLGLGFLGVLGYMVIWPFSQMLKYSKGITDFQIADMVNRFFPEISDKLTNVLQLRKNTAGENTLAMAAIDQKAKEITPVQLSSAINLKLNRKYAWYLLVPLVLYFVVYLFDPAILGTGIHRLTHYNQQFVPPPPFEITISGVPESMVAGETLDLEIEVAGKELPSELFIYIKGNPEEQSDFIDYSLNKNSATEFSYSFPDVKGDFEFYVGNVETETPLYKVDVLKRPFIKNFQVRINYPKYTGLPSELLDPNVGDFKAIKGSYLTWNMIPNGDVQAAALVVDSVETEFEKSEDGSLFTVGKRLMRELDYHISLTSSDAIQNLDTVKYRVQVIADRHPSMYVFSPNNDYVVDLDPVMVLDLEISDDFGFSKMNLHYRFTKSGGTSNVSAEYQSYPLSIESRTLLQPLNYAVDLTQLGLQEGDELEYYLEVWDNDAVSGPKSATSATYKVVHPTLDAKYEEVGEQQDEVNEEIEELKETSQSLREAYQKMQEKLLDQKRLSFDDKKELERMMKEHQNMLQQLSETQEKFEEAKRQLEENQMISEQTLEKYEDLNKFLEELNDPEIEKLLEEIQEKMEDLNTEDLMEQLEQLELNDQDIQKSLERTLELLKQLEVDQKIDEIRNKVDNLKSKQDFLNEQLEQAETPEELEQLSDRQEALSEQMEDIQESLDDLQEMKDETESSDDSSMEEVQEQGEEAQENMEQAAEQMQEASEQMQEGGRKNQKQSQQNQQESSESQKGASQKLQEMSEALESMQMQMSGQQDQENLENLRELLENLLKLSFDQEDLRDEVESLKYGDPSLKEKSQRQKDLQDDMGLVRDSLESLANRVFQIQKYVLDESQKITGNMQKSQTFFRNKQVPMITYHQQSAMTSINNLANMLSDVMKQIQEQMMNSQAGNGMCQKPGGKKPNMQGVGEQQKKLNQQMMQMMRDGQMSGQQLQKMAGQQEAIRKQLEEAQRQLKEQGGNQLGDLDKIQQQMIESESDLLNKNLTHETLKRQQEILSRLLQADRSVREREFDNKRESKTGRTQNMVSPDDLSLEEYKHKIRQELLKSNKLEYSSDFIILIEQYFKMLEGANEQSN, encoded by the coding sequence ATGAACCGGAATCAAGAAGCGCTGGATCACCGTCTCCAGGAATTCAGGAAAAAGTACTACGTAGATAAAATAATACGTGGGTCCCTGATATTGGCGCTGTTGATGAGCTCTATTTTGTTTGTCGCACTACTGAGTGAGGGCCTTTTTGGTTTTTCTTCGGCAGTGAGAACAGGCATGGTAGTGTTTCTGGGATTGGGTTTCCTTGGGGTATTGGGATACATGGTCATATGGCCTTTTTCCCAAATGTTGAAATACTCCAAGGGGATTACAGATTTTCAGATTGCCGATATGGTCAATCGATTTTTCCCTGAGATCTCAGACAAGCTGACGAATGTTCTTCAATTAAGGAAGAACACGGCAGGAGAGAATACTTTGGCAATGGCTGCAATTGACCAGAAGGCAAAAGAGATTACTCCGGTTCAGTTGAGTTCTGCCATTAACTTAAAACTTAACCGCAAATATGCATGGTACCTATTGGTTCCGTTGGTGCTGTATTTTGTTGTTTACCTTTTTGATCCAGCCATTCTTGGAACTGGAATTCATCGATTGACTCACTACAATCAGCAGTTCGTTCCACCTCCGCCTTTTGAAATAACTATTTCTGGAGTTCCTGAATCTATGGTTGCTGGTGAAACACTGGATTTGGAAATTGAGGTAGCAGGAAAAGAGCTTCCCTCTGAGCTCTTTATTTATATAAAAGGCAACCCAGAAGAACAATCAGACTTTATTGACTACAGCTTAAATAAAAATTCAGCTACTGAGTTTTCTTATTCCTTTCCAGATGTAAAGGGAGATTTCGAATTCTATGTAGGAAACGTTGAAACTGAAACTCCCTTATATAAGGTGGATGTCCTTAAAAGGCCATTTATTAAAAATTTCCAAGTTCGAATCAATTATCCCAAATACACGGGATTGCCCAGTGAACTTCTTGATCCTAATGTTGGAGATTTTAAGGCGATTAAGGGATCTTACCTCACATGGAATATGATTCCAAATGGTGATGTGCAGGCCGCTGCATTGGTAGTTGATAGTGTGGAAACGGAATTTGAGAAAAGTGAGGATGGAAGCCTTTTCACAGTTGGAAAGCGGCTCATGCGGGAACTTGATTATCATATCTCGCTCACTTCATCTGATGCTATTCAAAACCTTGACACAGTAAAGTACCGAGTTCAGGTAATTGCAGATCGTCATCCGAGCATGTATGTGTTTTCTCCCAACAATGATTATGTTGTTGATTTAGATCCTGTCATGGTATTGGATTTGGAAATTTCTGATGACTTCGGTTTTTCTAAGATGAATCTCCATTACAGGTTTACTAAGTCAGGCGGTACTTCTAACGTATCTGCGGAATATCAATCATATCCACTTTCGATCGAATCAAGGACCTTGCTTCAACCTTTGAACTATGCTGTGGATCTTACCCAATTAGGATTGCAGGAAGGTGATGAGTTGGAGTACTATCTCGAAGTTTGGGATAATGATGCGGTTTCTGGTCCCAAATCAGCCACCTCTGCAACCTATAAAGTAGTTCATCCAACCCTTGATGCTAAGTACGAGGAGGTAGGAGAGCAACAAGACGAGGTCAATGAAGAGATAGAGGAATTGAAGGAAACTTCTCAAAGCTTGAGAGAGGCATACCAAAAAATGCAAGAGAAGTTGTTGGACCAAAAGAGACTATCCTTTGATGATAAAAAGGAATTGGAAAGAATGATGAAGGAGCATCAAAACATGCTTCAACAATTGTCAGAAACCCAAGAGAAATTCGAAGAAGCCAAGCGTCAATTAGAGGAGAATCAAATGATCTCCGAGCAAACGCTTGAGAAGTATGAGGATTTGAACAAATTCTTGGAGGAACTGAATGACCCTGAGATTGAAAAACTACTTGAGGAAATCCAAGAGAAAATGGAGGATCTCAATACGGAGGATTTGATGGAACAGCTCGAACAATTGGAGCTTAATGATCAGGATATTCAAAAAAGTCTGGAGCGTACACTTGAATTGCTTAAGCAACTAGAAGTCGATCAAAAGATTGATGAGATCAGAAATAAGGTTGATAACCTAAAGAGCAAGCAGGATTTTCTCAATGAACAGCTCGAACAAGCTGAAACGCCTGAGGAATTAGAGCAGCTTTCTGATCGTCAAGAAGCCTTGTCTGAACAAATGGAAGACATTCAAGAGAGTCTTGATGATCTTCAGGAAATGAAAGATGAGACTGAATCATCGGATGATTCAAGTATGGAAGAGGTTCAAGAACAAGGCGAGGAAGCTCAAGAGAACATGGAGCAAGCTGCAGAACAAATGCAGGAAGCTTCTGAACAAATGCAAGAGGGGGGAAGGAAGAACCAGAAGCAGTCTCAGCAGAATCAGCAAGAATCTTCGGAATCCCAGAAGGGTGCCTCTCAAAAGCTACAGGAAATGTCTGAAGCTTTAGAGTCCATGCAAATGCAGATGTCTGGTCAGCAGGATCAGGAAAATCTTGAGAATTTACGGGAACTGCTTGAAAATCTGTTGAAACTCTCCTTTGATCAGGAAGATTTGAGGGATGAGGTTGAGTCTTTGAAATATGGGGACCCTTCCTTGAAAGAAAAGAGCCAACGTCAAAAAGACCTTCAAGATGATATGGGACTTGTTCGAGATAGTCTTGAGTCTCTGGCCAATCGGGTTTTCCAGATTCAGAAGTACGTGTTGGATGAAAGCCAGAAAATCACTGGTAACATGCAGAAATCCCAGACTTTCTTTCGGAATAAGCAGGTTCCCATGATCACCTATCATCAGCAATCGGCCATGACGAGTATTAATAATCTCGCCAATATGCTTTCTGATGTAATGAAGCAGATTCAAGAGCAGATGATGAATAGTCAGGCAGGGAATGGAATGTGCCAAAAGCCTGGCGGGAAAAAACCGAACATGCAAGGGGTAGGGGAGCAGCAGAAGAAGTTGAATCAGCAAATGATGCAGATGATGAGGGATGGCCAGATGAGCGGCCAACAATTACAGAAAATGGCAGGCCAGCAAGAGGCGATTCGAAAGCAGCTAGAAGAAGCACAACGTCAGTTGAAAGAGCAGGGAGGAAATCAGCTTGGTGACCTTGATAAAATACAACAGCAAATGATAGAGTCGGAATCTGATCTTTTGAATAAGAATTTGACTCATGAGACATTGAAACGCCAGCAAGAGATTCTGTCTCGTCTCCTTCAAGCGGATCGATCTGTTAGGGAACGGGAGTTTGATAACAAGCGAGAATCAAAAACTGGCCGTACACAAAATATGGTATCTCCTGATGATTTATCTTTGGAGGAGTATAAGCACAAGATTAGACAGGAGCTCCTGAAGTCGAATAAGTTGGAATATTCCAGCGATTTCATCATCTTGATTGAACAATACTTTAAAATGCTCGAAGGCGCAAATGAACAGTCGAACTGA
- a CDS encoding ATP-binding protein, protein MNSRTDTKVLTRKLELDSNSDAIHTVEAVIDELRSVLEFKEDVYGNVMVAVTEAVNNSIIHGNKEDESKKVIVEITAKSHYSLKVSVSDEGEGFDPSNLADPTSPENLENIGGRGVFLMEHLSDSMSFTNDGKTVEMTFNI, encoded by the coding sequence ATGAACAGTCGAACTGATACCAAGGTGCTGACTAGAAAGTTGGAATTAGACAGCAACTCTGACGCAATTCACACAGTGGAAGCTGTGATTGACGAACTCCGGTCTGTACTAGAGTTCAAAGAGGACGTTTATGGAAATGTAATGGTGGCTGTTACCGAAGCGGTAAACAATTCCATTATTCATGGAAATAAAGAGGACGAGAGCAAGAAGGTCATCGTTGAGATAACGGCGAAAAGCCACTATTCTCTGAAGGTAAGTGTTTCAGATGAAGGAGAAGGGTTTGATCCAAGCAATCTGGCAGATCCAACCTCGCCAGAAAACCTGGAAAATATCGGTGGACGTGGCGTGTTTTTGATGGAGCATTTATCCGATTCAATGTCCTTCACCAATGATGGGAAGACAGTTGAAATGACTTTCAATATTTGA
- the ybeY gene encoding rRNA maturation RNase YbeY translates to MEETSLQFFYQDIDFTLDKEDSVKNWILFVVDKEGRSLEEVNYIFCSDEYLLKLNEEYLQHTDYTDILTFPNSPKDVPEISADIYISIDRIKENATKFDQSFTDELHRVMIHGMLHLIGYDDHNDADILEMRIAETRSLELRNF, encoded by the coding sequence ATGGAAGAGACTTCTTTACAGTTCTTCTATCAAGATATCGACTTTACTTTAGACAAAGAGGATTCAGTTAAAAACTGGATCCTCTTTGTGGTAGATAAGGAGGGTCGCTCCCTTGAAGAAGTTAACTATATTTTCTGCTCTGATGAATACCTCCTTAAGTTGAATGAGGAGTATCTTCAGCATACTGACTATACCGACATTCTTACGTTTCCGAATTCTCCTAAGGATGTTCCCGAAATTTCTGCTGATATCTATATAAGCATTGACCGTATTAAGGAAAATGCAACCAAGTTTGATCAGTCCTTTACTGATGAATTGCATAGGGTGATGATCCACGGAATGCTACATTTGATTGGATATGATGATCATAATGACGCTGACATCCTTGAAATGCGCATTGCTGAAACTAGGTCATTAGAACTTAGAAATTTCTGA
- the mnmG gene encoding tRNA uridine-5-carboxymethylaminomethyl(34) synthesis enzyme MnmG gives MFPEYDVVVVGAGHAGCEAAAAAANMGMKVMLATMNMGTIAQMSCNPAMGGVAKGQLVREIDALGGYSGIITDETMIQFRMLNRSKGPAMWSPRAQSDRLRFAETWRLMLERTPQVDFWQEMITGLIVENEKVVGVTTQLGLEIRSKTVVLTNGTFLNGLIHIGEKQFGGGRSGERASVGLTAQLESLGFESGRMKTGTPPRVDGRSIDWSATEEQPGDENPGKFSYTNTKPLTTQRSCFITYTNPTTHDLLKEGFDRSPMFNGRIQGLGPRYCPSIEDKINRFADRERHQIFLEPEGWDTVEVYVNGFSSSLPEGVQFKALRSVPGMKNVKFFRPGYAVEYDFFPPTQLSLTLETQIISNLFFAGQINGTTGYEEAASQGLIAGINAALKVHEKDPFILKRDEAYIGVLIDDLVNKGTKEPYRMFTSRAEYRTLLRQDNADLRLTEKANAIGLASSERLENMLAKQNQVEKVQQVMSETSISPKEVNDYLSSLNSSPLKQKVRSYQVLTRPNVRIEPLIQSSPELQSELISISAENLEQAEIQIKYAGYIKKEQDLAEKMMRLDQIVIPADFDFGKLKSLSSEAREKLTQQRPQNLGQASRISGVSMADISVLMVFMGR, from the coding sequence ATGTTTCCAGAATATGACGTGGTAGTGGTTGGAGCTGGACACGCTGGTTGTGAAGCCGCTGCAGCCGCTGCTAATATGGGCATGAAGGTCATGCTTGCTACCATGAATATGGGGACCATTGCCCAGATGTCCTGCAATCCTGCTATGGGGGGAGTAGCCAAAGGCCAATTGGTTCGGGAAATAGATGCGTTGGGAGGATACTCTGGGATAATCACAGACGAAACTATGATTCAGTTTCGAATGTTGAACCGCTCTAAAGGTCCAGCAATGTGGAGCCCAAGGGCCCAAAGTGACCGTCTCCGATTTGCAGAAACGTGGAGACTTATGCTAGAAAGGACTCCTCAGGTAGATTTCTGGCAGGAAATGATCACTGGACTCATTGTAGAGAATGAGAAGGTGGTTGGGGTAACCACTCAACTTGGCCTTGAAATCCGTTCTAAAACCGTAGTCCTGACTAATGGTACCTTCCTAAATGGGCTGATACATATTGGAGAAAAACAATTTGGAGGAGGGCGTTCTGGCGAGAGAGCCTCAGTAGGCTTGACTGCGCAGCTTGAATCCCTTGGATTTGAAAGTGGAAGAATGAAGACTGGTACTCCGCCAAGGGTAGATGGAAGATCCATTGACTGGTCTGCAACTGAAGAACAGCCGGGAGATGAAAACCCAGGTAAGTTTTCCTATACCAATACCAAACCTTTAACAACCCAAAGGTCATGTTTCATCACCTATACGAACCCGACAACACATGATTTGCTAAAGGAAGGATTTGATCGTAGTCCGATGTTTAATGGCCGAATTCAGGGTTTGGGTCCTAGATATTGTCCTTCTATTGAAGATAAAATCAACCGATTTGCTGATCGAGAGCGTCATCAAATCTTTCTAGAACCAGAAGGTTGGGATACGGTCGAAGTTTATGTGAATGGGTTTTCCTCCTCCTTACCTGAAGGCGTCCAATTCAAAGCATTGCGTTCTGTCCCTGGAATGAAAAATGTGAAGTTTTTCCGACCTGGATATGCAGTTGAATATGACTTTTTTCCGCCTACTCAGCTTTCTTTGACGCTAGAAACTCAGATCATTTCCAATCTGTTTTTTGCCGGTCAAATTAACGGCACCACAGGTTACGAGGAAGCGGCTAGTCAAGGGTTGATAGCAGGGATCAATGCTGCATTGAAAGTGCATGAAAAAGATCCTTTTATTCTAAAGCGGGACGAAGCGTATATAGGGGTTTTGATTGATGATCTTGTCAACAAAGGCACCAAAGAACCCTATAGAATGTTTACTTCACGTGCAGAATATAGAACCTTGCTACGTCAGGATAATGCTGATCTACGGTTAACTGAAAAGGCAAATGCTATCGGATTGGCTTCCAGCGAAAGGCTAGAGAACATGCTTGCTAAGCAAAACCAAGTTGAAAAAGTACAGCAAGTAATGTCTGAAACGTCTATTTCTCCGAAGGAAGTAAACGATTATCTGTCTTCTTTAAATAGCTCGCCTCTTAAGCAAAAGGTTAGATCTTATCAGGTTCTTACTCGCCCGAATGTTAGAATTGAACCATTGATTCAATCTTCTCCTGAATTGCAAAGTGAGCTGATCAGCATATCGGCGGAGAACCTTGAGCAGGCAGAAATCCAGATTAAGTATGCTGGGTATATTAAGAAGGAGCAAGATCTGGCTGAGAAAATGATGAGACTTGATCAGATTGTCATTCCGGCTGATTTTGATTTCGGTAAATTGAAATCTCTTTCTTCAGAGGCCCGCGAAAAATTAACTCAACAAAGACCTCAAAATTTAGGTCAAGCTTCTAGAATTAGCGGAGTTTCAATGGCTGATATTTCTGTTCTCATGGTTTTTATGGGAAGATAA
- a CDS encoding class I SAM-dependent methyltransferase, whose product MSTSTTISDKGVVYSQCPVCRSQNIGKALVAKDFTVSQQSFEIWHCSDCSLRFTQSVPNEEQIGAYYQSEEYISHSNTQKGLVSKLYQIVRDFTLQQKLKLMLQTSSKKSGNILDIGCGTGEFLATMKKAGWKATGLEPDEGARNQGIQNQGLDVFSPEQLFELPKSQFDIITMWHVLEHVHRLDDYLSQIHDLLKEDGWFFIAVPNYSSLDAEFYEKEWAAYDVPRHLYHFTPNSMKVLLDRFGFEVKRMKSMPFDSFYVSLLSEKYRHGGVRLISGFWQGLRSWAKSTASPEKCSSVLYLVRKK is encoded by the coding sequence ATGAGTACTTCAACCACAATTTCTGATAAGGGTGTTGTTTATAGTCAGTGCCCTGTTTGTCGCTCCCAAAATATTGGAAAGGCATTAGTAGCTAAAGATTTTACTGTATCTCAGCAAAGCTTTGAAATTTGGCATTGTTCTGATTGCAGTTTAAGGTTTACTCAAAGTGTTCCAAATGAAGAACAGATTGGTGCATACTACCAGTCCGAGGAATACATCTCCCACTCCAATACTCAAAAAGGATTGGTGAGTAAGCTTTATCAGATTGTTCGAGATTTCACCTTGCAACAAAAGCTGAAGTTAATGCTGCAAACCTCTTCCAAGAAGTCCGGTAATATTCTGGACATTGGTTGTGGAACTGGTGAGTTTTTGGCGACAATGAAAAAAGCTGGTTGGAAGGCAACTGGATTAGAGCCAGATGAAGGAGCGAGAAACCAAGGAATTCAGAATCAAGGATTGGATGTCTTTTCACCCGAGCAATTGTTTGAACTCCCCAAATCTCAATTCGATATTATCACTATGTGGCATGTCCTAGAGCATGTCCATCGACTTGACGATTATCTTTCTCAAATTCATGATCTATTAAAAGAGGATGGATGGTTTTTCATTGCTGTTCCTAACTATAGTTCCTTGGATGCTGAGTTCTATGAAAAGGAATGGGCAGCCTATGATGTTCCTAGACACCTTTATCATTTCACCCCCAATTCTATGAAAGTATTATTGGACCGCTTTGGGTTTGAAGTGAAACGAATGAAATCCATGCCCTTCGACTCTTTCTATGTCTCATTACTGAGCGAAAAATATCGTCATGGTGGGGTTCGATTAATTAGTGGATTTTGGCAAGGACTTAGGTCTTGGGCTAAATCGACAGCTAGCCCAGAAAAATGTTCTTCCGTATTATATCTAGTGAGGAAAAAATAG